The region CTACTGAGGATGACTCTAGTGCGGTAATACAAAGAAGAGCGACCCCATGCATCGCTCGGAGCCATGACTCCAGTCGAGTATGTCCAAACATATTCACCCCAAGAAAACTCTACGTATGGATGGCACTAACTTGGAGAGGTTTACAATTGGTCCCCGCACGATCTGCGCCGCACAGTCAGAACCATGCTCGCCTACCAGCAAGTACCAAGCTACCTGCTCAACATCCATTTCAACCACGGCAAGCAGGAAGTTGGCGAAAAGCACTATGACAAGTCTTCACATCTGGCTGAGAAGTTGGAGGTTATGGGGGTGTGGGAGGAGACTTTAAAATCAATACTTACCCACAGAACATAAATATCTACTCACCGCTTCCTTGATTATTTTTATCTTTTTCAAGCAACTTACATGGCAACCCGAACAGACTATTTACTATTGGGTCATAGTCATGGAGCCAAATTTCAAGATCAAAATCAAGAGTCAAATTTAAAAAGCCACTGATAATATCGCTCACAACATCTGTTCGCAGACTCGAAATAATAGGCAAAAAGAAGTCCACTTTATCGCTAATACGGATGACAAGTATACACATATCACCATATTCAACTAATCTAGCTTTTTTTGTGGTCGTTGCATATTCTTTAATGGTTTCAGGCGCAGAACTATATGGCCGGTCACAATAAACATAAATTTTTTCAAGAGGAGACTGCGCGAACTCATCAATAAGTGTTTTTAATTTATAATTACCCACTATTGGCTTTATGTTCTTAGCAAACATTAAATCCAATTTACTCTTAGGAAACATTGATGGAAATTTTTTTTGTTGGCAACAACTCATATATAATAAAAACAAATGATCTGGATAAGCTCCTCCCACTTCTTCAAAAAATTTTTTAGGTATGTATGCTCTTGCATTGTTAATATTTTCCTTGAAAGAGCTATCCATAGCGATAAAAAATATACCTAAATCACGTCCATCTTGAGCATACTTCAAAATAGTTTCATCATCAGTTTTCTCTCCATTATATACCTCTCTGTAACTACTTGGTACCACATGATGGTGTATGCGCTCTATGTCAACAGCTTTTGTATTAAACGTATCAATCGTTGTATAAATAATTTCACTTAGCCGCGATTCAGAAAAAAGATTTTTAATATATGTTTTTGTATTGTCTGCACGTGTACGAAAGTACTGTTCTCTATTCTCGTCACCCAAAAAAAACTTAAGATAAAAATCTCTATTTTCAATAGGCCGCAAGGACTCTTTTAATATAGCTCTTTTATTGTACACTTGATCATCTATGGATGAAAGGACTTTGTTAAGCTCACTTAACAATACTCGAAATCGTCTATTTGGGAGGTATCTTGTCGGATGTTCTTGCTGAATATATTTTTTTAAATTTTTTTTGCTGCACATTTTTTCCATTGGGATAGCCGTTAAATCACAACTCATTGCGACGAATGCTAGTCGATAAACGATGTCAAGCAAATCCTTAGGTGAAAAATTAGCTTCGCCATCTTTAGGCATGTCAGTAAACTTGAGCAACCTTAAAAGATGTGGGTACATATAGTTATAGTATTTTTTTCTTGTAAGCTTAAGCCTGCTTATAAATTTTGGAGCCTTTTCGAGTGATTCCCTTTCAACAAAACGAATAAGCTCAAAAAAAGTACTTATACCTTCCTGAAGGCCGAGCATGTGTTTAAACAAAAGCTTATTTAAATATTCGTATTCTGGATCAAATTTCACTACTCGGTCAATAACTGTTGAGAAAAAGCCATATCCAGTTGACTGAGTAAGGATAAGATGAACAATCTCATGCAAATGAGTACTTTCTAAACCATCATCATGTGCATCAACAAAGTTGACAATTGAGTAATTCGCGTATGCATATTCACCTAAAGTAGTCATCAAAATTCTCCACAGCATAGACATATTAAAAGATTATTTAACACTTTCTCGTACTCCATACTGCATGTCATACATTAATTCAACAAATCACACTCACACGTTTAAGATATAACATTCAAATCCACCTCCCAAAACATGAGCAAGTCCAATATAGGCCCCCAAAGGGACCGGAGGCTGGAGCGCAGCGAATCTAAAAGCGGTATCCCAATCTCACACTCAAGCAATAGCACGGTGTATACTTTCCAAACTGGCAAAACTGAACATTCGCGCCCTCACCAGCTCTTAATCCCAACTACGATAATGTTTGCTCAGCAGCTTAAACAAGTACTGAATGTCCTGATCTGCAAGCTCTCGTTCCTGTTCAAGACACCTGCGCAGCTCTTTCTTGGCTTTTGCTTCCAACTTCGGGTTGGTAGCTCTGGGCCAATCTGTGAACCAACGACAAGCATCCGGCTCAACATCCCCGGTCGAATTGTCGAATGAGGGTTCCCAACCACCGCAACTAAATCTGCATAAATAGAAAAAGGGCTTACATTCATAAGATGTAAGCCCTTGATTTAACTGGATCCAACGATCGGAATTGAACCGACGGCCTGCTGGTTACGAATTGTCTGGCGGGAGATTAATTTCTCAGCCGGGAATGCCCGTTATCCCTTGATTCATAAGCTCTACCACCATTTCATCCCATTTCCAAAACTGCCGAAAACTACCTAAAAATACCGCAAAGTGTACGCAAATTTGCGTACACTTTGCGGACAGGGAAACATTGTCTTCTTCAAGTCCCTGTCACAAAAAATCAGTTAAAATTCCTGTCTTGAAAACTCCGACAATTCTGCCCGGCTAACAAAGCTTCCTGACGATCCTGTCCAACACTCCCTGCACCTTGGAAATGGCAACGCCGTAATTGGTGATCGGCACCTCCCTGCGGGAACATTCTCTAATGCGGCGCAGCATTTCTGTACGACTGGTCATGCATCCGCCGCAATGTACTGCCAGAGCAAAGCCTTCCAGATCATCAGGGAAGTCATGGCCGGAGTACATAACAAACTCCAGCTCCCTGCCAGTGTACTGCGTGATCCAGCGCGGTATTTTTACCCGTCCTATATCGTCAGCCACATCGTGGTGCGAGCATGCCTCACACAAGAGCACCCTGTCACCATCCTGCAGGGAATCAATAGCTTCAGCTCCCTGAACCAGCATCCGCAAATCTCCCTTGAAGCGTGCAAAAAGAGTCGAAAAAGTGGTCAACGGAACTTCCTCCGGAACATCGCCTGCCACCTTGAGCACCACCTGAGAATCAGTTACGACCAATGCTGGAGGCGTGCTCAGCCTGTCCAAAGCCTCTTCAAGCTCGCGCTCCTTGACCACCATTCCCATGGCGTCACTGTCCAGAATATCGCGCAGAACCTGAACCTGCGGGAGGATCAGCCGACCTTTCGGGGCGGCCAGATCAATAGGCACAACGCAGAGCACAACATCCCCCTCCTCTATCAAATCGCTCACAAGAACCGGTTCTTCAATGAATTCACGGGGAGCCATATTGATTACGGCTTTTTTGAGATCATCAATGCCCTTGGCGGAACGGGCGCAGACAATCTGGCTATTAATGGAATGCTCCGCACAAAAAGCAAAATCTTCCGGGGAGGGCCCGGCAATATCAGCCTTATTGAAGACGACCAGTACGGGAATGTTCATTTTCCGGGCAATATGCAAAATATCCTCTTCAGCCTTGCCCACACCCTGCTCACCGACAACAAGTAAAGCAAGATCAGTCCGGAACAACACCTTGTGTGTAGCCCTGGTGCGCAGTTCACCGAGCTCGCCTTCATCGTCAAGTCCGGCGGTATCGTAAAAGGTCACCGGTCCCAAAGATAGCAACTCATAATGCTTTGCCACCGGATCAGTGGTTGTACCCGGATAATCGGATACAATGGCTGTATCCTGACCGGAAAGTGCGTTGATCAGCGAAGATTTCCCGGCGTTACGCCTACCGACCAGGGTAATAACCATACGCACGCCTTTAGGGGCTTTGTCATTCATTTAACAATTCCTTATTTTTAAAAGTACGCATTGGAGACCGACCTCGGGCTGAAGAGGGATGATAGCCCGCAATCCTCAGCCGCTGTTGTAAATGAGCGACATTCTTCAAAACGGATTTAACGGATGAATTTTTTCCGGGATAAATGCTATAACCTGCCCGGACGGATTCCGGGGTGACTGAAGGCATGACCACATTGGCCCCTACCTCAAGTCCCTGCTCGCGTCCGTTTGAAACCAACATATCAAGGGCGCTGGTGGCCGGGATATTCGCCACCGGATTCATAATGCGCAGCAGTGCGGTTGCCCGCAGGGATTCATCTAAACTGCCTGCCCAAAAACGACCAAGCGGCGTATCAGGATGTGGAATAAACGGCCCGACAGCAATCATGTCCAAGGGAAGTCCGCTCAGACGCGACAGATCCTCGGCCAGTATTTCAGAAGTCATTCCGGGAAGCCCGGTGATAAGCCCGGACCCTGTTTCATATCCCAGACTGCAAAGCATTTCTAAATGATCCAGACGTTTGGAAACACTCTGCCCCGGTCGAAGCATGGCGTGTAATCTTTTGTCAAAGGTTTCCATTTTTAGAAGATACCGATCCGCGCCGCAATCCCGCCAGAATTTATAACTATCCCTGCCATGATCACCAAGACAAAGGGTTACCGAAACATCGGCATACGTTTTGATGGATTGAATTATATTTCCAATGAAACGCGGGTCCATGGCTTTATCCTCACCGGATTGAAACACCACAGTTCCCAACCCGGCATCAATGGCCGACTTTGCCGCGCCCATAATGGACTCTTTATCAAGGGAAAACCGTTCTAGCTGCCCGTTACAGCAGCGCAGTCCGCAATAATGGCAGTTCTTGCGGCAGTGGGTGGAAAACTCCACCACTCCGCGCTGATAAACCTCATTACCGAACACGGAATCACGTACTTCACGGGCCTGCGCAAATAATTTTTCAGGATCGGGCGCGCGCAAGGCATCGAGTATTTCTTTCGCGGTCATCATCACAAATCCATCGGATTCACTTGGCTGAGCAGGTATGCGCACTCGGAAACAATCCGATAAGCGGCCCGTTCTTCAACTGCGGAAGGTTCCGTGCCAACGCGGACAGACTCGAAAAGGGATTCAACAGGGCCTTCAACCCGGCACCAGAAACCTTCAGGAGTCATAACCGGGCCATGGGCAAAATGACCGAAAAAAATCTGATCATCGACGATGATCGCCGGAAAATTCGGACGTTCCCGCAATTCAAGAACTGAAACACGCTCGGGAAACATGGCAACAAGTTCACTGAGGAATGCCCGCGACTCAGCCAGTTCGCGCTGCTTATCCTGCATATTCATGCCCGGACGCAGCAGGCTCATCAATTCTCCGGCCCACGTAAAAACATTCGGATCCGGCAGGCAAAGTACGCGCAATGACGCTCCCTGCGGATGAGAAAGTGCGCAACTCAGAGCAGAACAAATTTGTGGGGACTTCCTGAAATTCCCATAAGGAGGCGCAAGCAGCAGGATCTCCCGGCGCGCCGAGCTTAACGAAATATCCAGATTCAAACCATTCAACCCAGCTGAAATCATGAGTTTTCCTTTTCAACAAAGGACTCATAGGTTTCAGGGGTATAGCCCAGTTGCCGCATCCGTCCCGGTGTGAATAAATCTGCAATAATATTTTCAGCTATGCCAAGTATCTGTGAGGCGGCCTCAACGATGGAAAGATCCTCTTGGCAGGCCAGCCGGGAAATTTCCTCCGCCCGCTCATAACCCACAGCAGGAACAAGCATGGTTACGAAAGAGCCGCTGGCGGAAAGATTTTCCAAACAACGCTGAACATCCGGCTCAACTTGAGCCAGACAACGTTCATTAAGCAGCACATAAGCATTGATCAGCAGGTTGAGCGATTCAAGAATGGTTTGAGCCAGCAGTGGCATGAACTGGTTTAACTCCAGATTGCCCAAGGCCCCGGCCTGTCCGATCAAGCCGTCATTTGCCATGACCCGCAGTGCCGCCTGAGATACTGCTTCCGGAATAACCGGATTGACCTTGCCGGGCATGATCGAAGACCCGGCCTGCATGGCTGGAATCTGCAATTCCGCAAAGCCGCCAACAGGGCCGGAGGCGAGCAGCCGAATGTCTCCGCTTATCTTCAGCAGATTCGATGCACAAACCTTGAGCATGCCCGAAACTTCGACAAAACAGTCCGTATTCTGGGTGGCATCCACCAAATTTTCAGCCCGGGATATCTTCAATCCCGTAATCCGACGCAGTTCATCCACAACCCGAAAAATATATTCGCGAGGCGCACCAAGACCTGTGCCCACAGCTGTTCCGCCGAGGTTGACCTGCCTGATCCGCTCCCGGCACTTGAAAACCCGCCAGCGATCCCGGGCCATGGGTTCGGCCCATGCTCCGAAAGTCATGCCCGCAGTGACGGGAACAGCGTCCTGCAGCTGGGTCCGGGCCAGTCTTGGTACGGCCTGAAACTCCTGTTCCTTGCGTTGCAACATGTCCTGCAACCCGGAAACAGATATTTCAAGCCGTTTAAGCTCATGCAAAACGGCAACTTTCAAAGCTGTAGGATAGGTATCATTGGTGGATTGGTGCTGGTTTACATGATGCAGAGGGTGCACAACATATGACCCGTAAGGACTGCCGAGCAATTCGCCGGCACGGTTGGCAAGGACCTCATTCATATTCATGTTTGTTGAAGTCCCTGCTCCCCCCTGAAAAGCGTCTACCAGAATATGATCATGATGCTTGCCGCCGATCATCTCCAGACAGGCCGTCTCGATGGCTCCTGCTGTTTCCTGCGCAAGAAACCCAAGCTCCCTGTTGGTCCGCGCACAGGCCAGCTTCACCTCGGCATAGGAACGGATAAAGACTTCACTGAGGCGAACCCCGGAAAGAGGGAAATTATCCATAGCCCGTGCGCTATGCACGCCGTAAAGGGCCTCAGCGGGTATATCGACACTTCCAAGCGCATCCTGTTCACTGCGGTACTCTGCTGCCATCCTGTTTCTCCCTGAAAAAACCTGAGTCGATCCACAAATTACAGATAAAGGTCCCGCTCACCGTGTTCAATACGGACCAGCCTGTCAGCCACCACATTTTTGCGTTTCGCGGCAAAGCCTTTAAGCTCGTTGCTGATGAGGGCGTTGCCCATGTCCCGCGTGCCCGCCTGAGCATAATCCAGCAGATATTCCTTGAAAGTCAGCAGGGCGTTGGGATGGCAAAATTCCTGTATAAAGCCCTTTTTAGCCAGTTCCATGAAATGTTCTCCGGTCCTCCCTGCACGGTAACAGGCCGTGCACCACGAAGGGACATAACCGTGCTCCACGATTTCCCTGATAACTTCTTCAAGATTGCGGTTGTCACCGATGCAGAACTGCTGCACATCAGGACGGTCGTAATCGGGATCGCTGTATGCTCCGGGGTAAGTACGCGACCCGGCACTGAGCTGGGAGATACCGAGATCAAGCAACTCGCGGCGCATCTGCCTGTTCTCACGGGTGCTGAGGATAAGCCCGGTATAGGGAACCGAAAGACGCAGCACTGCCACCAGCCTCTTGAACCTTGCATCTGAAATGGGATACGGCGGATTGTATGCCATTTCTGAATTGAGAGCGGGTTCCAGACGCGGAAAGGACAAAGTGTGCGGCCCCACTCCGAACTTCGATTCCAGTTCCGCAGCATGTGACAGCAGGGCAATGGTATCAAAACGGTAGTCATACAATCCAAGCAGAGTACCCATACCCACATCATCTATGCCCGCTTCCATTGCCCGGTGCATGGCATGCAGACGCCAGAGGTAATTTTTCTTGTGCCCTACGGGATGAAGCTCGGCGTAAGTTTCCCTGTGGTAGGTTTCCTGAAAACACTGGTAGGTGCCGATGCCGACCTCATGCAATTTGCGAAACCCTTCCACATCCAGCGGAGCGCAGTTGATATTCACCCGCCGGATTTCGCCGCTTTTGTCGGAAACAGTATCGTACACGGTACGCACGGTGTCAGCGATCCAGTCAGCACCGAATTTCGGATGTTCACCGTAGACCAGAAGCAGCCGTTTATGGCCCTGCTTTTCCAGCACGGACACTTCCTGCCGAATATTATCGGCACTGAGGGTCCGGCGAAGCAATTCCTTGTTTGTGTCCTTGAATCCGCAATATGCACAACGGTTGAAACACTCATTGGTAATATAAAGGGGAGCAAAAAGAACCAGCCGGTTACCGTAAATGGTCTGTTTCACTTTACGGGCGGTCTCAAAGAGAGCCTCGCTCAGCTCCGGGTCCTCGACCTGCAAAAGCCTTGCGGTATCATCAAGGGACAGCCCCTTGGCTTCCAAGGCCTTATCCAGAATATCATGCACATGGGCAGCTTCGGTCCGGGTAGTGGAATTAACTGTTTCCCAAATCTTATTTCCGTCAATAAAGTCTGTTAATCCTGTAGTCTTCAGTTTCATGATGATCTCCGGTATATAATCTGTGCAGAAATTTCTATTGGCTTTCGCCTTGCTGTCTGGCCGCAAGCCGGTAATAAAGCATGCGGATGGAAATCCCCAGTTGCGCAGCAGCTTTGGTCTTGTTGCCGCTGCTTGCAGCAAGTGCGGCGTCTATATCTTCATCAGTGGGTCTTGATCGATTTTTTGGGCCGTTTTTCCGTAATATGGGGCTTTTTTCCCGCACCGGGGCTATTTTCTGCATACCTGCGAAAAAACCGGACAGATGTTCAGGGAACAAAACCTGCGCGTCATGCATGACCGAAATCCATTCCATGGCATTTTTCAATTCCCGCACATTGCCTGCCCACGGATGATCCAGCAGGGTTGCGGCAGCTTCGGGACTGATCTCTCTGAAAGCCTTGCCCCGTTTCTCTGAAAACGCCCTCAGAAACAACATGGCCAGAGGAACAATATCAGCAATCCGTTCCCGCAGAGGCGGCACCAGAATAGAACCGACTCTCAACCGGTAATAAAGATCCATACGGAAAAGGCCCTGTTCAATGCGTTCGGTCAGGTCAAGATTTGTAGCGGCTATGATACGTATATCAGTGCGAACTTTACTCAACCCGCCGACGCGATAAAAACTCTTGTCCTCGATAACGCGTAACAGCTTGGCTTGCAGTTCCACAGGAATTTCACCGATCTCGTCCAAAAAAAGAGTTCCGCCCATAGCCAAATCGATCTTGCCCCTGGCTCCGCGGGTGGCGCTGCCGGTGAACGCCCCGGCCTCATAACCGAACAATTCACTTTCAAAAAGATTGGCAGGAAGAGCCGCGCAGTTGATGTCCACAAAAGGCCGGGGTGAAGAGGAATTGTCCTCGCCGTAGTGAATCAGCTTGGCCACGATGTCCTTGCCGACTCCGGTCTCCCCTTGAATGAGCACAGGCAGATCACGGTCCGCGTGATAACGCCGGGCCTGATTCACGACTTCCCACATGATCTCGGAAAAAATACCCACGTTATTGAGTCCGGCCTGCCTGGCGAGCAGATCGCGCAAGCGGGACAATTCGGCCCGCACATCGCTCGTGGCCTCGGCCACGACCTCCTCAAAATGCCCGGTCAGTCTCTCATTTTCCTGCAAAAGGGCCTGATGCTCTGCAACGCGGTCCAGAACCGCACCGAGTTCCTCAAGATTGATGGGCTTGGTCAGGTAGTCGTATGCTCCGGCCCGCAAGGCGCCGATGGCAAGTTCCAAGTCGGCGTGCCCGGTATAAAGGACAACATCCGCAGGATGGGAACGGGGCAGATCCTTAATGTCACGAACCAGTTCAATGCCGGTTCTTCCCGGCATCTGGATATCGGAGAGAACCATTTCAAAATGATGATTGCGGCAGATTTCCAGAGCGGAAACCGCCTCCGAACAGGGGGTGACCGCATGCCCGAGCAGGGTTAAATATTCGGCCAGAGAATCCCGTGTGGCCATGTCGTCATCGACAAGCAGAATACGCATGTTATCTAATCCCTTCCCGCTTCGGCAGCAGGCAGTATGGCCCGCAGCAAGGCCCCGCCCCCGGGACGGTTTTCCGCAATGACGGAACCTCCGGCGGCCTGCACGATAGTGCGCACGATGGACAGTCCGAGTCCCATGGAAGTACCCGGAGATTTAGTGGAGAAAAAAGGCTCAAAAAGTTCGCCGGCCAGTTTCGGGTCAAATCCGGGACCATTGTCGGCCACGCTCAGTTCCACGGAATCAGCCCCCTGCGGGACCACCCGAATGGAAATTGTTTTCTGTTCATTTTCA is a window of Maridesulfovibrio sp. DNA encoding:
- the hydF gene encoding [FeFe] hydrogenase H-cluster maturation GTPase HydF, with the protein product MNDKAPKGVRMVITLVGRRNAGKSSLINALSGQDTAIVSDYPGTTTDPVAKHYELLSLGPVTFYDTAGLDDEGELGELRTRATHKVLFRTDLALLVVGEQGVGKAEEDILHIARKMNIPVLVVFNKADIAGPSPEDFAFCAEHSINSQIVCARSAKGIDDLKKAVINMAPREFIEEPVLVSDLIEEGDVVLCVVPIDLAAPKGRLILPQVQVLRDILDSDAMGMVVKERELEEALDRLSTPPALVVTDSQVVLKVAGDVPEEVPLTTFSTLFARFKGDLRMLVQGAEAIDSLQDGDRVLLCEACSHHDVADDIGRVKIPRWITQYTGRELEFVMYSGHDFPDDLEGFALAVHCGGCMTSRTEMLRRIRECSRREVPITNYGVAISKVQGVLDRIVRKLC
- the hydE gene encoding [FeFe] hydrogenase H-cluster radical SAM maturase HydE — its product is MMTAKEILDALRAPDPEKLFAQAREVRDSVFGNEVYQRGVVEFSTHCRKNCHYCGLRCCNGQLERFSLDKESIMGAAKSAIDAGLGTVVFQSGEDKAMDPRFIGNIIQSIKTYADVSVTLCLGDHGRDSYKFWRDCGADRYLLKMETFDKRLHAMLRPGQSVSKRLDHLEMLCSLGYETGSGLITGLPGMTSEILAEDLSRLSGLPLDMIAVGPFIPHPDTPLGRFWAGSLDESLRATALLRIMNPVANIPATSALDMLVSNGREQGLEVGANVVMPSVTPESVRAGYSIYPGKNSSVKSVLKNVAHLQQRLRIAGYHPSSARGRSPMRTFKNKELLNE
- a CDS encoding aspartate ammonia-lyase — encoded protein: MAAEYRSEQDALGSVDIPAEALYGVHSARAMDNFPLSGVRLSEVFIRSYAEVKLACARTNRELGFLAQETAGAIETACLEMIGGKHHDHILVDAFQGGAGTSTNMNMNEVLANRAGELLGSPYGSYVVHPLHHVNQHQSTNDTYPTALKVAVLHELKRLEISVSGLQDMLQRKEQEFQAVPRLARTQLQDAVPVTAGMTFGAWAEPMARDRWRVFKCRERIRQVNLGGTAVGTGLGAPREYIFRVVDELRRITGLKISRAENLVDATQNTDCFVEVSGMLKVCASNLLKISGDIRLLASGPVGGFAELQIPAMQAGSSIMPGKVNPVIPEAVSQAALRVMANDGLIGQAGALGNLELNQFMPLLAQTILESLNLLINAYVLLNERCLAQVEPDVQRCLENLSASGSFVTMLVPAVGYERAEEISRLACQEDLSIVEAASQILGIAENIIADLFTPGRMRQLGYTPETYESFVEKENS
- the hydG gene encoding [FeFe] hydrogenase H-cluster radical SAM maturase HydG, encoding MKLKTTGLTDFIDGNKIWETVNSTTRTEAAHVHDILDKALEAKGLSLDDTARLLQVEDPELSEALFETARKVKQTIYGNRLVLFAPLYITNECFNRCAYCGFKDTNKELLRRTLSADNIRQEVSVLEKQGHKRLLLVYGEHPKFGADWIADTVRTVYDTVSDKSGEIRRVNINCAPLDVEGFRKLHEVGIGTYQCFQETYHRETYAELHPVGHKKNYLWRLHAMHRAMEAGIDDVGMGTLLGLYDYRFDTIALLSHAAELESKFGVGPHTLSFPRLEPALNSEMAYNPPYPISDARFKRLVAVLRLSVPYTGLILSTRENRQMRRELLDLGISQLSAGSRTYPGAYSDPDYDRPDVQQFCIGDNRNLEEVIREIVEHGYVPSWCTACYRAGRTGEHFMELAKKGFIQEFCHPNALLTFKEYLLDYAQAGTRDMGNALISNELKGFAAKRKNVVADRLVRIEHGERDLYL
- a CDS encoding sigma-54 dependent transcriptional regulator; its protein translation is MRILLVDDDMATRDSLAEYLTLLGHAVTPCSEAVSALEICRNHHFEMVLSDIQMPGRTGIELVRDIKDLPRSHPADVVLYTGHADLELAIGALRAGAYDYLTKPINLEELGAVLDRVAEHQALLQENERLTGHFEEVVAEATSDVRAELSRLRDLLARQAGLNNVGIFSEIMWEVVNQARRYHADRDLPVLIQGETGVGKDIVAKLIHYGEDNSSSPRPFVDINCAALPANLFESELFGYEAGAFTGSATRGARGKIDLAMGGTLFLDEIGEIPVELQAKLLRVIEDKSFYRVGGLSKVRTDIRIIAATNLDLTERIEQGLFRMDLYYRLRVGSILVPPLRERIADIVPLAMLFLRAFSEKRGKAFREISPEAAATLLDHPWAGNVRELKNAMEWISVMHDAQVLFPEHLSGFFAGMQKIAPVREKSPILRKNGPKNRSRPTDEDIDAALAASSGNKTKAAAQLGISIRMLYYRLAARQQGESQ